A stretch of Henckelia pumila isolate YLH828 chromosome 4, ASM3356847v2, whole genome shotgun sequence DNA encodes these proteins:
- the LOC140865744 gene encoding large ribosomal subunit protein bL19cz-like translates to MASNVLLQAPFMVPRVPKTLAFSAAVSRHPSAAALISTSCSRKLSLPKLSKSRSFVVRAEANAEVEVEDSAEAEVTQIVVSSEEKSPRKPRIKLGDIMGILNKKAIEAADTERPTPDLRTGDVVEIKLEVPENKRRLSVYKGIVMSKQNAGIHTTIRIRRIIAGVGVEIVFPVYSPNIKEIKVLQHRKVRRARLYYLRDKLPRLSTFK, encoded by the exons ATGGCTTCCAACGTACTTTTACAG GCTCCGTTCATGGTCCCGAGAGTTCCCAAGACTTTGGCCTTCTCCGCGGCAGTTTCGCGGCATCCCTCCGCCGCGGCATTGATTTCTACAAGTTGTTCTCGCAAGTTGAGTCTTCCGAAGTTGAGTAAAAGTCGCTCCTTTGTTGTGAGAGCGGAGGCAAATGCTGAAGTTGAAGTGGAAGATAGTGCGGAGGCCGAAGTTACCCAGATTGTTGTTTCTTCTGAGGAGAAATCCCCAAGAAAACCCAGAATCAAGCTTGGTGACATTATGGGG ATTTTGAACAAGAAAGCAATCGAAGCAGCAGACACAGAAAGGCCAACTCCTGATCTTCGAACTGGGGATGTTGTGGAGATCAAATTG GAAGTCCCTGAGAATAAACGGCGTTTATCAGTGTATAAGGGGATAGTTATGTCGAAGCAAAATGCTGGCATCCACACGACAATTCGGATTAGACGAATAATTGCTGGTGTTGGAGTTGAAATTGTGTTCCCTGT ATACTCACCAAATATCAAAGAGATCAAAGTATTGCAGCACCGGAAAGTCAGACGAGCCCGGCTGTACTATCTTCGTGACAAACTTCCTAGGCTTTCGACTTTCAAATGA
- the LOC140864469 gene encoding uncharacterized protein codes for MDKLLEFGRKAMFYVRVLSGYEERRIRSYRLQLQQRLQKAEEKKAAIQKVPEQIILSEVRQMVRDMQSMNKKLEETVEDEKGKSVYENADDVRASESFCRRERNDVVRKIEVDVDESRHPLVREVSRLIDLRIAWTPKLEAELKHFLRSLKPSQVCAVLRAQSDERVALNFFYWADRQWRYRHDPMVYHVLLQVLSKTKLCQGAKRVLRLMVRRKIELWPEDFGCVMVSFSRAGHLRKAMQVLTIMQRAGVELDISMCNIAVNVLVEWKMLEKAFRFLERMQVVGITPNVVTYNCLIKGYCEVGRLEDAQKLISEMPFRGCSPDRVSYCTTMGYLCKEKRIDEMRSQLDKMSKDSKLLPDQVTYNTLIHMLCNHGHADEALRFLHEAEEIGFCIDKVGHTAVINCLCRQGRMDRAQDIVEEMFSKGYSPDVVTYTAVLNGFCCLGEVDKAKKLLKEMYKHGCQPNCVSFTALLNGLCKTGNSSEAREMMSMSEGWWTPNFVTYSVVMHGFRREGKLSEACNLVSEMIRKGLLPSPVEINLLIHSLCHGGFPDRAKKFMEECLNKGCAVNVVNYTTVIHGFCQKDDLDTALSVLDDMYLNNKHPDEVTYTTVIDALGRNGRIEEAIEMSKKMLHKGLLPTPVTYRLLIHHFCRHGRVDDLLMLLEKMLPRQNCRTTYNQVVEKLCHFGHIDEAYKLLGNILRTASRIDANSCHVLMKSFLKNGNPVGSYRVACRMFNRNLIPDLKLCEKVGKRLILEEKSEEADKLMLRFVERGHLAPQVKPHVLV; via the exons ATGGATAAGCTCTTGGAATTTGGGAGAAAAGCGATGTTCTATGTTAGGGTTCTTTCGGGCTACGAAGAACGAAGGATCCGATCTTATAGATTGCAGCTGCAGCAACGCCTTCAGAag GCGGAAGAAAAGAAAGCCGCTATCCAAAAGGTACCTGAACAAATTATTTTATCAGAGGTGCGGCAGATGGTACGAGATATGCAATCAATGAATAAGAAGTTAGAGGAAACA GTTGAAGATGAAAAGGGAAAAAGTGTTTATGAGAATGCCGATGATGTTCGGGCTTCTGAATCATTTTGCAGGAGAGAGAGAAATGATGTTGTTAGGAAAATTGAGGTGGACGTTGATGAATCAAGACACCCTTTAGTGAGAGAGGTGTCCAGGTTAATTGATCTTCGGATAGCTTGGACCCCCAAACTTGAAGCGGAGTTGAAGCACTTCCTTAGAAGTTTGAAGCCCAGTCAAGTTTGCGCTGTACTTAGGGCTCAATCTGATGAAAGAGTtgctttaaatttcttttattggGCCGACAGGCAGTGGCGATACAGGCACGATCCCATGGTTTATCATGTGTTACTTCAGGTTCTCAGCAAGACTAAGTTGTGTCAGGGGGCTAAGCGAGTCCTTCGGTTAATGGTTCGGAGGAAGATTGAGCTTTGGCCTGAAGATTTTGGTTGTGTCATGGTGTCTTTCAGTAGAGCTGGACACTTGAGGAAAGCAATGCAAGTCTTGACTATTATGCAGAGAGCAGGGGTGGAACTGGATATTTCAATGTGTAATATTGCAGTTAATGTACTGGTGGAATGGAAAATGTTGGAGAAGGCATTTAGGTTTCTGGAGAGAATGCAAGTGGTTGGAATTACACCTAATGTCGTCACCTATAATTGTTTGATAAAGGGTTATTGTGAGGTGGGGCGGCTTGAAGATGCACAGAAGCTGATTTCAGAGATGCCCTTCAGAGGTTGTTCTCCTGATAGAGTTAGCTACTGTACTACCATGGGATATTTGTGCAAAGAGAAAAGGATAGATGAAATGAGAAGCCAACTAGATAAGATGTCCAAAGATAGTAAGTTGCTACCTGATCAAGTTACTTACAACACCCTAATACACATGCTTTGCAACCATGGCCATGCAGATGAGGCACTGAGATTTCTACATGAAGCCGAAGAAATAGGTTTCTGTATTGACAAAGTTGGGCACACTGCTGTAATAAATTGCTTGTGTCGACAAGGAAGGATGGATAGGGCTCAAGATATAGTTGAAGAAATGTTCTCAAAGGGGTACAGTCCTGATGTTGTAACATATACTGCTGTTTTGAATGGATTCTGCTGCCTAGGAGAGGTTGATAAAGCGAAAAAGTTACTGAAGGAGATGTACAAGCACGGTTGTCAGCCGAATTGTGTCTCATTTACAGCCTTGTTGAATGGGCTTTGTAAGACTGGGAATTCTTCAGAGGCAAGAGAGATGATGAGCATGAGTGAAGGATGGTGGACTCCAAATTTTGTGACTTACAGCGTTGTCATGCATGGATTTCGTCGGGAAGGAAAGCTGTCTGAGGCCTGTAATTTGGTCAGTGAAATGATCAGAAAAGGCCTTTTACCTTCCCCAGTTGAAATTAACCTCTTGATTCATTCTCTTTGTCATGGGGGCTTTCCGGATCGGGCGAAAAAGTTCATGGAGGAGTGCCTGAATAAAGGTTGTGCAGTCAACGTTGTAAATTATACTACTGTTATTCATGGCTTCTGTCAGAAGGATGACCTGGACACTGCTCTATCTGTCCTTGATGACATGTATTTGAATAACAAACACCCTGACGAAGTGACTTATACGACGGTCATTGATGCATTAGGCAGGAACGGTAGAATAGAGGAGGCAATAGAAATGAGCAAGAAAATGCTGCACAAAGGTTTACTTCCAACTCCTGTGACATATCGATTACTCATCCACCATTTCTGTCGGCATGGTAGGGTGGATGATTTGTTGATGTTACTAGAAAAGATGCTTCCAAGACAAAATTGTAGAACAACATATAACCAAGTTGTTGAAAAGCTTTGCCATTTTGGACACATTGATGAAGCTTATAAACTGTTGGGAAATATTCTGAGAACAGCTTCTAGAATTGATGCAAACTCTTGCCACGTTCTCATGAAAAGCTTTTTGAAGAACGGGAATCCTGTTGGGTCATATAGAGTGGCATGTAGAATGTTTAACCGGAATCTGATTCCTGATTTGAAGCTGTGTGAAAAAGTGGGTAAGAGACTAATTTTAGAGGAGAAATCAGAAGAGGCTGATAAGCTTATGCTGCGGTTTGTGGAACGTGGTCATCTCGCACCGCAGGTTAAACCCCACGTACTTGTTTAG